Proteins from a genomic interval of Thunnus thynnus chromosome 5, fThuThy2.1, whole genome shotgun sequence:
- the blm gene encoding recQ-like DNA helicase BLM isoform X3, with translation MSSLPQNNLKEQLARHSSAAQSKLSLAKPKSGAFSFKKKSSSGTTKVEIPTKPERPQKSKINTFFPVSSKCQLDSISPAGNCAPAVQPPSAVAVPGRVSTAPTKSDKQFTSCTGSSSTSLDASLGFPMDNWDDFDDFEPPSKAKNNSFTPEISGKCNKSVLSPSEEKTGSCIETDELEHSVDKAEVSPRPSPITDPVEFNLEDSPVKMTRRRPPAYLKSVMSDSEEDSNVPFEAFEERTDDKKKWIDPQVIDLDENSQFEDDLDCIPPSPIPDEISYTSSSIESRSKLADAECIDNSLQSNGPIMTLHEPSDHHSKGKTSCFFSSNHFSDDQLFSIMESICALVDCIPEHELIALSCGDELLLKRAQRKRILATGGETSLKIQQPDSTVISESSFKEKSSFSRDICSVMSSSSSAPADSKKPPHIRRSSVISLDYDSDHSDSIINEKPLHNKDSRKTFVETEIICDSPSTHSFTKTSHTFSKNTNTDLDGSDLFFSPKRSEDSVQSKSNTRVTTAATLDIEPDDFYIDDFDIDDFNESDIPDYYDGPPGSSASGRNSSTAMTTVREGGPSTSSWEKKPATPSPKPKPSKICSPEPTFRNPAHDRLRGFNFPHSQEMMKIFHKRFGLHQFRFNQLEAINATILGEDAFVLMPTGGGKSLCYQLPACVSPGVTVVISPLKSLIVDQIQKLTTLDIPATSLSGDKSDSEAGRIYMQLSRKDPIIKLLYVTPEKVSASNRLISALQNLYERGLLARFVIDEAHCVSQWGHDFRPDYKRLHELREKFPNVPMMALTATATPRVQKDILHQLNMTRPQVFNMSFNRINLKYAVLPKKPKKVDEDCISWIKKHYPRDSGIVYCLSRNDCDAMAESLQRAGILALSYHAGLRDGDREYVQTKWINQDGCQVICATIAFGMGIDKPDVRYVIHASLPKSVEGYYQESGRAGRDGEISHCILFYTYSDVHRIKRIISMDREGDKNTKATHYNNLHSMVHFCENMMECRRIQLLAYFGELKFNKSFCKDHPDVSCDNCAKPNQYKMRNVTEDVKKIVRFVQENCEKVGARFGRTAQQNRLTLNMLVDIFIGSKSAKIQTGMFGMGGAYSRHNADRLFKKLVLDNVLMEDLYITNNGQAVSYISAGPKAMNVLSGHMQVDFYETESASSVRKSKAAVAKNVSQREEMVQKCLQELIDLCKQLGKAFGIHYYNIFSTATLKKIAEKLSSDPEALLQIDGVTEDKLEKYGAEVIKVLQQYSEWQLPDEPTDNSGDGWIDTTRGRQGDYDDEDDIESSTYFRNKAAQGQKRKKAPFFKYSKKKKGYGNTSTNSKGRGYSSNKSWSSSSSRGGSKAYPQSAGRGSRSSAGDASAGRRPGFLAAPTPQTNQRPFLKPAYSHMG, from the exons ATGTCCAGTCTTCCACAAAATAATTTGAAGGAGCAGCTGGCGAGGCACAGCAGTGCTGCTCAGAGCAAGTTATCTCTGGCTAAACCCAAATCGGG ggcattttctttcaaaaagaAGTCCTCGTCAGGTACAACCAAGGTGGAAATCCCGACCAAG CCTGAGAGACCTCAAAAATCCAAAATCAACACCTTCTTTCCTGTAAGTTCAAAATGCCAGTTGGACTCCATCAGCCCAGCAGGTAACTGTGCACCTGCAGTCCAGCCTCCATCAGCAGTGGCAGTGCCTGGCAGGGTGTCTACAGCTCCAACTAAATCTGACAAGCAGTTTACCAGCTGCACTGGCAGCAGTTCCACAAGTCTTGATGCATCTCTTGGATTCCCGATGGACAACTGGGATGATTTTGATGACTTTGAACCTCCTTCCAAAGCAAAAAATAACTCATTCACTCCAGAAATATCAGGGAAGTGCAACAAGTCAGTGTTATCTCCTAGTGAAGAAAAAACAGGATCCTGTATAGAAACAGATGAACTGGAGCACAGCGTCGACAAAGCTGAAGTTTCACCAAGACCCAGTCCAATCACGGACCCAGTCGAGTTCAATCTGGAGGATTCTCCAGTTAAAATGACCAGAAGACGTCCTCCTGCTTATCTGAAGTCTGTCATGAGTGATAGTGAAGAAGACAGTAATGTTCCCTTCGAAGCCTTTGAGGAAAGAACAG acGATAAGAAAAAATGGATTGACCCACAGGTGATAGACCTCGATGAAAACTCACAATTTGAAGATGACCTTGATTGCATTCCCCCTTCTCCGATCCCAGATGAGATCTCCTACACCAGCTCTTCGATTGAGTCCAG ATCAAAGTTAGCCGATGCTGAATGCATAGACAATTCTCTGCAATCTAACGGACCCATCATGACTCTACACGAACCCTCTGATCACCACTCAAAAGGCAAAACAA gttgttttttctcttctaaTCACTTCTCAGATGATCAACTTTTCAGTATCATGGAGTCCATTTGCGCTCTGGTTGATTGCATCCCTGAACACGAGCTAATAGCACTGTCCTGTGGAGATGAGCTTTTACTGAAAAGGGCTCAAAG GAAGAGGATTCTTGCAACTGGTGGTGAAACTTCATTGAAGATCCAACAGCCAGACAGCACTGTGATTTCTGAATCcagctttaaagaaaaatcTTCATTTAGCAGGGATATTTGTAGTGTTATGTCATCCAGCAGCTCTGCACCTGCGGACTCAAAAAAACCTCCTCATATCAGGAGATCTTCAGTCATCTCTTTAGACTATGACTCTGATCACTCTGACAGTATTATTAATGAGAAGCCCTTGCACAATAAAGACAGCAGGAAAACATTTGTGGAAACTGAGATTATCTGTGATTCTCCATCAACCCACAGCTTCACAAAAACATCTCACACTTTCTCtaagaacacaaacacagacctgGATGGATCAGATCTCTTCTTCTCACCCAAAAGGTCAGAAGATTCTGTGCAGAGCAAATCTAATACCCGAGTAACCACTGCAGCTACGCTAGACATAGAACCAGATGACTTTTACATTGACGACTTTGACATAGATGACTTTAATGAGTCGGATATTCCCGATTACTATGACGGACCCCCGGGCTCCTCAGCGTCAGGGCGAAACTCAAGCACTGCGATGACAACAGTGAGAGAGGGGGGACCGAGCACGTCCTCGTGGGAGAAGAAACCAGCAACACCTTCACCTAAACCCAAACCTTCAAAGATCTGCTCCCCTG AACCCACCTTCAGGAATCCTGCCCATGATCGCCTGAGAGGGTTCAACTTCCCCCACTCACAGGAGATGATGAAGATCTTTCACAAGCGTTTTGGTCTTCATCAGTTCAGGTTCAATCAGCTAGAAGCAATTAATGCTACAATTCTGGGAGAAGATGCGTTCGTTTTGATGCCTACAG GTGGGGGTAAAAGTTTGTGCTACCAGTTGCCTGCCTGCGTGTCGCCAGGAGTCACTGTGGTCATCTCCCCGCTCAAATCACTCATTGTAGACCAGATCCAGAAACTTACCACTCTGGAT ATCCCAGCGACAAGTCTGTCTGGTGATAAAAGTGACAGTGAAGCAGGGAGGATTTATATGCAGCTTTCCAGGAAAGACCCCATCATTAAACTGCTCTATGTCACTCCAGAAAAG gTGAGTGCAAGTAACAGACTGATCTCCGCCCTGCAGAACCTGTATGAGCGAGGCCTTTTGGCCCGGTTTGTCATAGACGAGGCTCATTGTGTCAGTCAG TGGGGTCACGATTTCCGTCCAGACTACAAGAGATTGCACGAACTGCGCGAGAAGTTCCCTAATGTGCCGATGATGGCTCTGACAGCCACCGCCACCCCCCGTGTGCAGAAAGACATCCTACACCAGCTGAATATGACTCGGCCACAAGT GTTTAACATGAGCTTCAACAGAATAAACCTAAAGTACGCTGTGCTGCCCAAGAAACCCAAAAAGGTTGATGAGGACTGCATCAGCTGGATCAAGAAGCACTACCCGC GTGATTCAGGTATTGTGTACTGCCTGTCCCGTAATGACTGCGACGCAATGGCTGAGAGTCTGCAGAGAGCAGGGATACTGGCTCTGTCGTATCATGCGGGCCTGCGTGATGGCGACAGAGAATACGTGCAAACCAAGTGGATCAACCAGGACGGCTGTCAG GTCATTTGTGCTACCATAGCTTTTGGCATGGGCATTGACAAGCCTGATGTGCGCTACGTGATCCACGCCAGTCTCCCTAAATCAGTTGAAGGTTACTACCAGGAGTCCGGGCGAGCtggcagagatggagagatcTCTCACTGTATTCTCTTCTACACCTACAGTGACGTCCACCGCATCAAGAGAATTATCAGCA tgGACAGAGAGGGTGATAAAAACACCAAGGCGACTCATTACAACAATCTGCACAGCATGGTGCACTTCTGTGAAAACATGATGGAGTGCAGAAGAATTCAGCTGCTCGCGTACTTCGGGGAACTGAAGTTCAACAAAAGCTTCTGTAAGGACCACCCTGACGTCAGCTGTGACAACTGTGCCAAACCAAAC CAATACAAGATGAGAAACGTTACTGAAGACGTGAAGAAGATTGTGAGGTTTGTCCAGGAGAACTGCGAGAAAGTCGGAGCAAGGTTTGGCAGGACTGCTCAGCAGAACCGACTGACGCTGAACATGCTGGTGGATATCTTCATAG ggtcTAAATCTGCCAAGATACAGACAGGAATGTTCGGGATGGGAGGAGCTTACTCCAGGCATAATGCCGACCGTCTCTTCAAAAAACTGGTCCTGGACAACGTCCTGATGGAAGACTTGTACATCACCAACAATGGCCAAGCTGTGTCTTATATATCTGCAGGACCAAAAGCCATGAACGTCCTGTCTGGACACATGCAG GTGGACTTCTATGAGACAGAGAGCGCGTCTAGCGTCAGGAAGAGTAAAGCTGCTGTGGCCAAGAACGTCTCCCAGAGAGAGGAGATGGTTCAGAAGTGTCTGCAGGAGCTGATAGATCTGTGCAAGCAGCTGGGCAAAGCATTTGGCATTCACTATTACAACATTTTCTCCACTGCCACCTTGAAAAAGATAGCCG AGAAGCTTTCTTCTGACCCGGAAGCTCTCCTACAAATTGATGGTGTGACTGAAGACAAACTGGAGAAATATGGAGCTGAAGTGATTAAAGTCCTGCAGCAGTACTCAGAGTGGCAATTACCTG ATGAACCGACTGACAACAGTGGAGATGGGTGGATCGACACAACACGAGGAAGACAAGGAGATTACGATGACGAGGACGACATTGAGTCCTCCACCTACTTCCGTAATAAGGCCGCACAGggacagaagaggaaaaaagcaCCTTTCTTTAAGTATtccaagaagaaaaaaggataTGGCAACACAAGCACCAACTCTAAAGG TCGTGGCTACAGCAGCAATAAATCGTGGTCATCATCCAGCTCTAGAGGTGGATCAAAAGCTTATCCCCAGTCTGCAGGCCGAGGGTCCAGGAGCTCAGCAGGAGACGCATCAGCAGGCAGGAGACCAGGCTTCTTGGCCGCCCCGACCCCACAAACCAATCAGCGACCCTTTTTAAAGCCGGCCTATTCACACATGGGCTAG
- the blm gene encoding recQ-like DNA helicase BLM isoform X2 — MSSLPQNNLKEQLARHSSAAQSKLSLAKPKSGAFSFKKKSSSGTTKVEIPTKVINSNVLANRNVNVAKNSLVTKSPLTFPNKPERPQKSKINTFFPVSSKCQLDSISPAGNCAPAVQPPSAVAVPGRVSTAPTKSDKQFTSCTGSSSTSLDASLGFPMDNWDDFDDFEPPSKAKNNSFTPEISGKCNKSVLSPSEEKTGSCIETDELEHSVDKAEVSPRPSPITDPVEFNLEDSPVKMTRRRPPAYLKSVMSDSEEDSNVPFEAFEERTDDKKKWIDPQVIDLDENSQFEDDLDCIPPSPIPDEISYTSSSIESRSKLADAECIDNSLQSNGPIMTLHEPSDHHSKGKTNDQLFSIMESICALVDCIPEHELIALSCGDELLLKRAQRKRILATGGETSLKIQQPDSTVISESSFKEKSSFSRDICSVMSSSSSAPADSKKPPHIRRSSVISLDYDSDHSDSIINEKPLHNKDSRKTFVETEIICDSPSTHSFTKTSHTFSKNTNTDLDGSDLFFSPKRSEDSVQSKSNTRVTTAATLDIEPDDFYIDDFDIDDFNESDIPDYYDGPPGSSASGRNSSTAMTTVREGGPSTSSWEKKPATPSPKPKPSKICSPEPTFRNPAHDRLRGFNFPHSQEMMKIFHKRFGLHQFRFNQLEAINATILGEDAFVLMPTGGGKSLCYQLPACVSPGVTVVISPLKSLIVDQIQKLTTLDIPATSLSGDKSDSEAGRIYMQLSRKDPIIKLLYVTPEKVSASNRLISALQNLYERGLLARFVIDEAHCVSQWGHDFRPDYKRLHELREKFPNVPMMALTATATPRVQKDILHQLNMTRPQVFNMSFNRINLKYAVLPKKPKKVDEDCISWIKKHYPRDSGIVYCLSRNDCDAMAESLQRAGILALSYHAGLRDGDREYVQTKWINQDGCQVICATIAFGMGIDKPDVRYVIHASLPKSVEGYYQESGRAGRDGEISHCILFYTYSDVHRIKRIISMDREGDKNTKATHYNNLHSMVHFCENMMECRRIQLLAYFGELKFNKSFCKDHPDVSCDNCAKPNQYKMRNVTEDVKKIVRFVQENCEKVGARFGRTAQQNRLTLNMLVDIFIGSKSAKIQTGMFGMGGAYSRHNADRLFKKLVLDNVLMEDLYITNNGQAVSYISAGPKAMNVLSGHMQVDFYETESASSVRKSKAAVAKNVSQREEMVQKCLQELIDLCKQLGKAFGIHYYNIFSTATLKKIAEKLSSDPEALLQIDGVTEDKLEKYGAEVIKVLQQYSEWQLPDEPTDNSGDGWIDTTRGRQGDYDDEDDIESSTYFRNKAAQGQKRKKAPFFKYSKKKKGYGNTSTNSKGRGYSSNKSWSSSSSRGGSKAYPQSAGRGSRSSAGDASAGRRPGFLAAPTPQTNQRPFLKPAYSHMG; from the exons ATGTCCAGTCTTCCACAAAATAATTTGAAGGAGCAGCTGGCGAGGCACAGCAGTGCTGCTCAGAGCAAGTTATCTCTGGCTAAACCCAAATCGGG ggcattttctttcaaaaagaAGTCCTCGTCAGGTACAACCAAGGTGGAAATCCCGACCAAGGTAATCAACTCAAATGTTTTGGCCAACAGGAATGTCAATGTCGCTAAGAACAGTTTGGTGACTAAATCTCCTCTGACATTTCCAAACAAGCCTGAGAGACCTCAAAAATCCAAAATCAACACCTTCTTTCCTGTAAGTTCAAAATGCCAGTTGGACTCCATCAGCCCAGCAGGTAACTGTGCACCTGCAGTCCAGCCTCCATCAGCAGTGGCAGTGCCTGGCAGGGTGTCTACAGCTCCAACTAAATCTGACAAGCAGTTTACCAGCTGCACTGGCAGCAGTTCCACAAGTCTTGATGCATCTCTTGGATTCCCGATGGACAACTGGGATGATTTTGATGACTTTGAACCTCCTTCCAAAGCAAAAAATAACTCATTCACTCCAGAAATATCAGGGAAGTGCAACAAGTCAGTGTTATCTCCTAGTGAAGAAAAAACAGGATCCTGTATAGAAACAGATGAACTGGAGCACAGCGTCGACAAAGCTGAAGTTTCACCAAGACCCAGTCCAATCACGGACCCAGTCGAGTTCAATCTGGAGGATTCTCCAGTTAAAATGACCAGAAGACGTCCTCCTGCTTATCTGAAGTCTGTCATGAGTGATAGTGAAGAAGACAGTAATGTTCCCTTCGAAGCCTTTGAGGAAAGAACAG acGATAAGAAAAAATGGATTGACCCACAGGTGATAGACCTCGATGAAAACTCACAATTTGAAGATGACCTTGATTGCATTCCCCCTTCTCCGATCCCAGATGAGATCTCCTACACCAGCTCTTCGATTGAGTCCAG ATCAAAGTTAGCCGATGCTGAATGCATAGACAATTCTCTGCAATCTAACGGACCCATCATGACTCTACACGAACCCTCTGATCACCACTCAAAAGGCAAAACAA ATGATCAACTTTTCAGTATCATGGAGTCCATTTGCGCTCTGGTTGATTGCATCCCTGAACACGAGCTAATAGCACTGTCCTGTGGAGATGAGCTTTTACTGAAAAGGGCTCAAAG GAAGAGGATTCTTGCAACTGGTGGTGAAACTTCATTGAAGATCCAACAGCCAGACAGCACTGTGATTTCTGAATCcagctttaaagaaaaatcTTCATTTAGCAGGGATATTTGTAGTGTTATGTCATCCAGCAGCTCTGCACCTGCGGACTCAAAAAAACCTCCTCATATCAGGAGATCTTCAGTCATCTCTTTAGACTATGACTCTGATCACTCTGACAGTATTATTAATGAGAAGCCCTTGCACAATAAAGACAGCAGGAAAACATTTGTGGAAACTGAGATTATCTGTGATTCTCCATCAACCCACAGCTTCACAAAAACATCTCACACTTTCTCtaagaacacaaacacagacctgGATGGATCAGATCTCTTCTTCTCACCCAAAAGGTCAGAAGATTCTGTGCAGAGCAAATCTAATACCCGAGTAACCACTGCAGCTACGCTAGACATAGAACCAGATGACTTTTACATTGACGACTTTGACATAGATGACTTTAATGAGTCGGATATTCCCGATTACTATGACGGACCCCCGGGCTCCTCAGCGTCAGGGCGAAACTCAAGCACTGCGATGACAACAGTGAGAGAGGGGGGACCGAGCACGTCCTCGTGGGAGAAGAAACCAGCAACACCTTCACCTAAACCCAAACCTTCAAAGATCTGCTCCCCTG AACCCACCTTCAGGAATCCTGCCCATGATCGCCTGAGAGGGTTCAACTTCCCCCACTCACAGGAGATGATGAAGATCTTTCACAAGCGTTTTGGTCTTCATCAGTTCAGGTTCAATCAGCTAGAAGCAATTAATGCTACAATTCTGGGAGAAGATGCGTTCGTTTTGATGCCTACAG GTGGGGGTAAAAGTTTGTGCTACCAGTTGCCTGCCTGCGTGTCGCCAGGAGTCACTGTGGTCATCTCCCCGCTCAAATCACTCATTGTAGACCAGATCCAGAAACTTACCACTCTGGAT ATCCCAGCGACAAGTCTGTCTGGTGATAAAAGTGACAGTGAAGCAGGGAGGATTTATATGCAGCTTTCCAGGAAAGACCCCATCATTAAACTGCTCTATGTCACTCCAGAAAAG gTGAGTGCAAGTAACAGACTGATCTCCGCCCTGCAGAACCTGTATGAGCGAGGCCTTTTGGCCCGGTTTGTCATAGACGAGGCTCATTGTGTCAGTCAG TGGGGTCACGATTTCCGTCCAGACTACAAGAGATTGCACGAACTGCGCGAGAAGTTCCCTAATGTGCCGATGATGGCTCTGACAGCCACCGCCACCCCCCGTGTGCAGAAAGACATCCTACACCAGCTGAATATGACTCGGCCACAAGT GTTTAACATGAGCTTCAACAGAATAAACCTAAAGTACGCTGTGCTGCCCAAGAAACCCAAAAAGGTTGATGAGGACTGCATCAGCTGGATCAAGAAGCACTACCCGC GTGATTCAGGTATTGTGTACTGCCTGTCCCGTAATGACTGCGACGCAATGGCTGAGAGTCTGCAGAGAGCAGGGATACTGGCTCTGTCGTATCATGCGGGCCTGCGTGATGGCGACAGAGAATACGTGCAAACCAAGTGGATCAACCAGGACGGCTGTCAG GTCATTTGTGCTACCATAGCTTTTGGCATGGGCATTGACAAGCCTGATGTGCGCTACGTGATCCACGCCAGTCTCCCTAAATCAGTTGAAGGTTACTACCAGGAGTCCGGGCGAGCtggcagagatggagagatcTCTCACTGTATTCTCTTCTACACCTACAGTGACGTCCACCGCATCAAGAGAATTATCAGCA tgGACAGAGAGGGTGATAAAAACACCAAGGCGACTCATTACAACAATCTGCACAGCATGGTGCACTTCTGTGAAAACATGATGGAGTGCAGAAGAATTCAGCTGCTCGCGTACTTCGGGGAACTGAAGTTCAACAAAAGCTTCTGTAAGGACCACCCTGACGTCAGCTGTGACAACTGTGCCAAACCAAAC CAATACAAGATGAGAAACGTTACTGAAGACGTGAAGAAGATTGTGAGGTTTGTCCAGGAGAACTGCGAGAAAGTCGGAGCAAGGTTTGGCAGGACTGCTCAGCAGAACCGACTGACGCTGAACATGCTGGTGGATATCTTCATAG ggtcTAAATCTGCCAAGATACAGACAGGAATGTTCGGGATGGGAGGAGCTTACTCCAGGCATAATGCCGACCGTCTCTTCAAAAAACTGGTCCTGGACAACGTCCTGATGGAAGACTTGTACATCACCAACAATGGCCAAGCTGTGTCTTATATATCTGCAGGACCAAAAGCCATGAACGTCCTGTCTGGACACATGCAG GTGGACTTCTATGAGACAGAGAGCGCGTCTAGCGTCAGGAAGAGTAAAGCTGCTGTGGCCAAGAACGTCTCCCAGAGAGAGGAGATGGTTCAGAAGTGTCTGCAGGAGCTGATAGATCTGTGCAAGCAGCTGGGCAAAGCATTTGGCATTCACTATTACAACATTTTCTCCACTGCCACCTTGAAAAAGATAGCCG AGAAGCTTTCTTCTGACCCGGAAGCTCTCCTACAAATTGATGGTGTGACTGAAGACAAACTGGAGAAATATGGAGCTGAAGTGATTAAAGTCCTGCAGCAGTACTCAGAGTGGCAATTACCTG ATGAACCGACTGACAACAGTGGAGATGGGTGGATCGACACAACACGAGGAAGACAAGGAGATTACGATGACGAGGACGACATTGAGTCCTCCACCTACTTCCGTAATAAGGCCGCACAGggacagaagaggaaaaaagcaCCTTTCTTTAAGTATtccaagaagaaaaaaggataTGGCAACACAAGCACCAACTCTAAAGG TCGTGGCTACAGCAGCAATAAATCGTGGTCATCATCCAGCTCTAGAGGTGGATCAAAAGCTTATCCCCAGTCTGCAGGCCGAGGGTCCAGGAGCTCAGCAGGAGACGCATCAGCAGGCAGGAGACCAGGCTTCTTGGCCGCCCCGACCCCACAAACCAATCAGCGACCCTTTTTAAAGCCGGCCTATTCACACATGGGCTAG